A region of Flocculibacter collagenilyticus DNA encodes the following proteins:
- the nagZ gene encoding beta-N-acetylhexosaminidase: MGPVMLDLVGVTLTEEEKEILDHPLVGGVILFTRNYESREQIQKLIADIRQSSRNQILIAVDHEGGRVQRFRHGFTHIPAMGDIYPYCDGNIEKAAQLSEKMGWLMASEALAVGIDISFAPVLDVWGISEVIGDRSFHASPDIIVPMAAGFIKGMRRAGMKVTGKHFPGHGSVKEDSHIAIPVDGREKERIFNHDMKVFGQLIEQQLIDAIMPAHVIYPSIDSKPAGFSKRWINGILRTDLNFDGVVFSDDLAMKGATTIGSFEDRATAALNAGCDMVLVCNDRNGAIEVLDRLDADHFVENGVKLTELAGRLALNFDDLSQSELWQEAVALAGDIANTEKVVSTNS, encoded by the coding sequence ATGGGACCAGTAATGCTCGACTTGGTTGGCGTAACGCTAACCGAAGAAGAAAAGGAAATACTCGATCACCCACTTGTCGGTGGTGTGATTCTTTTTACTAGAAACTATGAATCTCGTGAACAAATTCAGAAACTTATTGCGGATATCCGCCAAAGTTCACGAAATCAAATCCTAATTGCAGTGGATCACGAAGGTGGTCGGGTGCAGCGATTCCGCCACGGCTTTACGCATATTCCTGCGATGGGCGATATTTACCCGTACTGTGACGGCAATATTGAAAAAGCGGCCCAGTTAAGTGAAAAAATGGGTTGGTTAATGGCCTCAGAAGCGTTGGCCGTTGGCATTGATATTAGCTTCGCGCCTGTATTAGATGTGTGGGGGATCAGTGAAGTTATTGGCGACCGTAGCTTCCATGCTTCGCCAGATATAATTGTACCTATGGCTGCTGGTTTTATTAAAGGCATGCGAAGAGCTGGCATGAAAGTAACGGGTAAGCACTTTCCCGGCCATGGCAGCGTTAAAGAAGACTCGCACATTGCTATTCCAGTGGATGGCCGTGAAAAAGAGCGCATTTTTAACCACGATATGAAAGTGTTTGGTCAACTAATTGAGCAGCAGTTAATTGATGCAATTATGCCCGCACATGTGATTTACCCTTCAATCGACAGTAAACCAGCCGGTTTCTCTAAACGTTGGATAAATGGGATTTTAAGAACGGATCTTAATTTTGACGGCGTTGTGTTTAGCGATGATTTGGCCATGAAAGGCGCTACAACAATCGGTAGCTTTGAAGACCGAGCCACTGCTGCGCTTAATGCTGGCTGTGATATGGTGCTGGTATGTAATGATCGAAACGGTGCCATTGAAGTGCTAGATAGGCTGGATGCTGATCACTTTGTTGAGAACGGAGTGAAATTAACGGAATTAGCAGGACGACTAGCATTAAACTTTGACGATTTATCACAAAGTGAGTTATGGCAAGAGGCTGTAGCGTTGGCAGGTGATATCGCCAATACTGAAAAAGTTGTTAGCACTAATAGTTAG
- a CDS encoding SLC13 family permease, with translation MEVKIKHLVIAPVLALFLFIALTYLSPWQHNVIITASLTFFIAYLWVTEALPIPVTSLIPFFAFPIAGVINHKEAASALGSHVILLLMGAFMLAKAIEKSKVHERIALGMVSFIGSSSAFKLIFAFMASAAVLSMWISNTATVLALLPVAIAVTQASADKKFKIALLLGLAYSASLGGVGTLIGTPPNVIFASVYEEFAHQEFNFLQWMKTGIPIILLAIPLMAWWLSRGVTLNEKIHLPKVGVWRTEEVRALLVFGFIAMLWVFRKAPFGGWSGLFDLKMVGDSSIALFGVVLMFLVNNGKQRVIDSNPSKTVNDKLLDWKTASDIPWGMLLLFAGGICIAKAFVASGLSEIIGQQLSSFTQLPTLLLLFALCISVSFLTEITSNTATATLLMPILASAAIGANLPIELLMIPAVISCSCAFCLPVATAPNSIVFASGEVTIADMARQGIALNVIVAVVTTTVCYFTLL, from the coding sequence ATGGAAGTAAAAATAAAACACTTAGTAATAGCGCCTGTATTGGCGCTATTCCTTTTTATAGCACTCACCTATTTATCACCATGGCAGCATAACGTAATTATTACTGCCAGCCTCACGTTTTTTATTGCCTATTTATGGGTAACAGAAGCCCTACCTATTCCTGTTACCTCACTGATACCATTCTTTGCATTTCCAATTGCGGGTGTTATCAATCATAAAGAGGCTGCCTCTGCGCTGGGTTCGCACGTTATTTTATTATTAATGGGCGCATTCATGTTGGCTAAAGCTATTGAAAAAAGCAAAGTACATGAACGAATTGCATTAGGCATGGTCAGTTTCATTGGTAGTAGCAGCGCATTTAAATTAATTTTTGCGTTTATGGCGAGCGCCGCAGTGTTGTCAATGTGGATCTCTAATACCGCCACCGTGCTTGCTTTATTACCCGTTGCAATCGCAGTAACACAAGCGTCAGCCGACAAAAAGTTTAAAATAGCTTTGTTGCTCGGATTAGCTTATTCAGCATCGCTAGGCGGGGTAGGAACACTCATTGGTACACCACCGAATGTGATTTTTGCATCTGTATATGAAGAATTCGCACATCAAGAATTTAACTTTTTACAATGGATGAAAACCGGCATACCGATCATCTTATTGGCTATTCCGCTAATGGCGTGGTGGTTATCTCGGGGCGTAACGCTAAACGAAAAAATTCATTTACCAAAAGTTGGAGTATGGCGTACAGAAGAAGTACGTGCATTGTTGGTGTTTGGGTTTATCGCCATGTTATGGGTATTTAGGAAAGCGCCATTTGGTGGCTGGAGCGGCTTATTTGATCTGAAAATGGTGGGTGATTCATCCATTGCATTGTTCGGCGTAGTGCTAATGTTCTTAGTGAATAATGGTAAACAGCGAGTGATTGATAGTAATCCATCAAAAACAGTGAATGATAAGCTGCTAGACTGGAAAACTGCGAGTGATATTCCGTGGGGAATGTTACTACTATTTGCTGGTGGAATATGTATTGCGAAAGCATTTGTAGCAAGCGGTTTAAGTGAGATTATCGGCCAGCAACTAAGTTCATTTACCCAGTTACCAACGCTGTTACTTTTGTTTGCGCTGTGTATTAGTGTGTCATTTTTAACAGAGATAACCTCAAATACCGCTACTGCAACACTTTTAATGCCAATTTTAGCCAGCGCTGCTATTGGTGCCAATTTACCTATTGAGTTATTGATGATCCCTGCCGTTATAAGTTGTAGCTGCGCATTTTGTTTACCCGTTGCAACCGCACCAAATTCGATAGTATTTGCGAGCGGTGAAGTAACCATTGCGGATATGGCAAGACAGGGTATTGCACTTAACGTGATCGTTGCCGTAGTAACAACAACAGTATGCTACTTTACTTTGTTATAA
- a CDS encoding GNAT family N-acetyltransferase has product MSHYNEANPLVVRKAQPQDVEQILIFIKQLAEYEKMSKDVVATTEKLTTTLFSDTPFAEVIIAEYEGKPAGFALFFHTYSTFLAKPGIYLEDLYVDEAYRGKGIGKELLAQLANISIERNCGRLEWSVLDWNTPAIDFYKSLGANVLNEWLTNRLDGQNLNHVAAMCKAKIT; this is encoded by the coding sequence GTGAGTCACTACAATGAAGCTAACCCATTAGTGGTTAGAAAAGCACAGCCGCAAGATGTAGAACAAATACTTATTTTTATTAAACAACTTGCTGAATATGAAAAAATGAGCAAGGACGTAGTAGCCACTACTGAAAAGCTTACTACAACGTTGTTTTCAGATACGCCTTTTGCTGAAGTTATTATTGCAGAATATGAAGGTAAGCCAGCTGGCTTCGCTTTGTTTTTTCATACCTACTCAACATTTCTGGCAAAGCCAGGTATATATTTAGAGGATTTGTATGTTGATGAGGCTTATCGAGGAAAAGGTATAGGTAAAGAGCTGTTAGCTCAGCTTGCAAATATCAGTATTGAAAGAAACTGTGGTAGATTAGAGTGGAGTGTGCTGGACTGGAATACGCCAGCTATCGATTTTTATAAGTCGTTAGGTGCAAATGTGTTGAATGAATGGCTTACTAATAGGTTAGATGGACAGAATCTTAATCACGTTGCAGCTATGTGTAAGGCAAAGATAACCTAA
- a CDS encoding PilZ domain-containing protein, translating to MNKFTSKVSACIEKLLPVFGTDEYEDVFALVAGELTVGEQHLVHHEVQRLKEPCQRIIDLREEVKGECRKFVYEGRVHYMDPIAIEVFKKGLEKYGDYCLGVWDEVHNTENNYRVIERKRKEALAQALAFENLRKAQKLQDLLLQQQDFNEDHYPSFLLEFGAYLSRHEERMNFAVEAKVKLSKKVTIDATTRDISVNGLKLRITAAHEINKGDKVTVTLLGLNKEYNLACPEGIEYEVKQVLFVDGAIWLGLERTFSETDDLFTDYIKGFIKGNKKVYKVDLENVIDAVLKKGYEQAFFARTHSLPIFITTHPDNEFQASFALTSGYAENTLRYWKDKNSRILLEDLLTPSWLKTFIKTNKTECTLFSFSVQGKLGVRRYAAFSTQLESNTALKNVFCSVGAKKESWKTFKIQLISLSPEDLKTRFKLPQVDGDKKDKASLADSMMGFVENISHCVLISDVTDKAAAKIYASKPYDKTKVKLLAEHEVAAKQVEYKLKNIPIGLEELRKEPRYVYKTKAIIQAGNNKLVATTLDFSTQGVKLEAGSTIPLNKGDTLHLSFPLLQKITKKHQLANLPYEIVGFDKNKRIVFTKSIDTENHQGSSFFHDLIVKNQNKLNIAQESDKIRALSVLLKSIYQKALVTVPFFIHNINKQCRLNKMIVAKNTPQLLHQFDSDKMLGQLNLKPLIDNESFSQFINQFNKIVSFEQNYTFIDMYFSLADDGNNLQISSQRDLSTLSARKMFVDSALRKGQFHCWRFFTSPVSKVELNNITNELHYISQYAHYKSAELNDILSHIAAVGEVVDISQQVIDYLGINTAEIMKVDSHSSTDKAAPVEDDEFGGIPG from the coding sequence ATGAATAAATTTACGTCAAAAGTTTCAGCTTGTATTGAGAAGTTATTACCAGTATTTGGTACTGACGAATATGAAGATGTTTTTGCTCTTGTTGCGGGCGAGTTGACCGTGGGTGAACAGCACCTAGTTCATCATGAAGTACAACGACTAAAAGAGCCTTGCCAGCGAATCATCGATCTTCGTGAAGAAGTAAAAGGCGAGTGCCGTAAATTTGTATATGAAGGCCGTGTGCACTACATGGACCCGATCGCAATTGAAGTATTTAAAAAGGGATTAGAAAAGTACGGTGATTACTGTTTAGGTGTGTGGGATGAAGTCCATAATACTGAGAATAATTACCGAGTCATTGAGCGAAAACGCAAAGAAGCACTGGCTCAAGCCTTAGCATTTGAAAACTTAAGAAAAGCACAAAAGTTACAAGATCTACTGTTGCAGCAGCAAGATTTTAATGAAGATCATTATCCATCATTTTTATTAGAGTTCGGTGCCTACTTAAGCCGACACGAAGAGCGAATGAACTTTGCGGTAGAAGCAAAGGTTAAACTATCAAAAAAAGTTACCATTGACGCGACAACCCGAGATATTTCAGTAAATGGACTAAAGCTACGTATCACAGCCGCTCACGAAATAAATAAAGGTGATAAAGTTACCGTTACGCTATTAGGGTTAAATAAAGAATACAACCTTGCTTGCCCAGAGGGTATTGAATACGAAGTAAAGCAAGTGCTTTTTGTAGATGGTGCAATTTGGCTGGGACTAGAAAGAACGTTCAGTGAGACTGACGATTTATTTACCGACTATATTAAGGGCTTTATTAAAGGTAATAAAAAGGTCTATAAAGTAGATTTAGAAAATGTGATTGATGCAGTGCTCAAAAAAGGCTATGAACAAGCGTTTTTTGCCCGAACACACTCGTTACCAATCTTTATTACCACTCACCCTGATAATGAGTTTCAAGCCTCGTTTGCACTGACTTCAGGTTATGCCGAAAATACATTACGTTATTGGAAAGATAAAAACTCTAGAATATTACTAGAAGATCTCCTCACACCAAGCTGGCTAAAAACTTTTATTAAGACCAATAAAACAGAATGCACTTTGTTTAGTTTCAGTGTTCAAGGCAAGTTAGGTGTAAGACGTTATGCAGCGTTTTCTACCCAGTTGGAAAGCAATACTGCACTTAAAAATGTTTTTTGTAGCGTTGGGGCAAAAAAAGAAAGTTGGAAAACGTTCAAGATACAACTTATTTCATTATCGCCAGAAGATTTAAAAACCAGATTTAAGCTTCCGCAAGTTGATGGTGATAAAAAGGATAAGGCTAGTTTAGCGGATAGCATGATGGGATTTGTTGAAAATATTTCTCATTGTGTACTTATTAGTGATGTTACTGATAAAGCAGCGGCAAAAATCTATGCCAGCAAACCGTATGATAAAACTAAAGTTAAGTTATTAGCGGAACATGAAGTAGCTGCTAAACAGGTTGAATATAAACTAAAAAATATTCCAATTGGACTTGAAGAATTACGCAAAGAGCCTAGATACGTATACAAAACAAAAGCCATTATACAGGCTGGTAACAACAAGTTAGTGGCTACTACTTTAGATTTTTCCACGCAAGGTGTTAAATTAGAGGCGGGTAGCACCATTCCTTTAAATAAAGGGGACACACTGCACTTATCCTTTCCGTTATTACAAAAAATCACAAAAAAGCATCAGCTAGCAAATTTACCTTATGAGATAGTAGGGTTTGATAAAAATAAACGCATCGTTTTTACCAAATCGATAGATACTGAAAACCATCAAGGCTCCAGCTTCTTTCATGATTTAATTGTTAAAAATCAAAATAAATTAAATATTGCGCAAGAGAGCGACAAAATTAGAGCGCTTTCTGTATTATTGAAAAGCATATATCAAAAAGCATTAGTTACAGTTCCTTTCTTTATTCACAATATCAATAAACAGTGCCGTTTAAATAAAATGATTGTCGCAAAAAATACGCCGCAATTATTGCATCAATTCGACTCAGATAAAATGTTGGGACAACTGAATTTAAAACCGTTAATTGATAATGAATCGTTTAGCCAATTTATTAATCAGTTCAACAAGATTGTTAGTTTTGAGCAGAACTATACCTTCATTGATATGTATTTTTCACTAGCGGATGATGGCAACAATTTACAAATTAGCTCTCAGCGTGACTTAAGCACATTAAGCGCTCGCAAAATGTTTGTTGATAGTGCATTACGAAAAGGGCAATTCCATTGTTGGCGCTTTTTTACAAGCCCAGTAAGTAAAGTTGAGCTAAACAATATAACCAATGAGTTACACTATATCAGCCAATACGCGCATTATAAGTCAGCAGAATTAAACGATATCTTGTCTCATATAGCGGCTGTAGGTGAAGTTGTCGACATTAGTCAGCAGGTTATTGACTACTTAGGCATTAACACGGCGGAGATCATGAAAGTCGACAGTCACAGCTCAACAGATAAAGCGGCACCGGTAGAAGATGATGAGTTTGGTGGCATTCCTGGTTAA
- a CDS encoding ATP-binding cassette domain-containing protein has protein sequence MNHFLEVKSLSKDYYYSKGFLNKKVVKAVLPTSFVLEKGETIAIVGETGSGKSSLAKIISGADKPTSGDVFLEGKALSSSKRAKWARNIRLIFQDANKSLNPSLTVGKTLSEVLKLNTKLNAVERKEKIKETLLTVGLLSDHRTFYPHMFSGGQLQRVALARALILDPQVLVLDEALASLDPSVRAQIINLLLDLQEKKNLSYILVTHQLGLVKHISDKVLVLHEGETIEQGVTETVFACPQHKYTQRLLTSQNY, from the coding sequence ATGAATCATTTTCTTGAAGTTAAATCGCTTTCTAAAGATTACTATTACAGTAAAGGGTTTCTTAACAAAAAAGTCGTTAAAGCGGTTTTACCTACCAGCTTTGTATTAGAAAAAGGCGAAACCATTGCCATAGTGGGTGAAACTGGCTCAGGTAAAAGTTCTTTAGCTAAAATCATTTCTGGTGCCGACAAACCAACCTCTGGTGACGTTTTTCTTGAAGGGAAAGCCCTTAGCTCGTCTAAACGCGCAAAATGGGCAAGAAATATAAGATTAATCTTTCAAGACGCAAATAAATCACTGAACCCAAGTTTAACGGTAGGCAAAACGCTATCAGAAGTATTAAAGCTAAACACCAAATTAAACGCTGTTGAGCGTAAAGAAAAAATAAAAGAAACCCTATTAACGGTTGGCCTGCTAAGTGATCACCGCACCTTCTACCCTCACATGTTTTCAGGAGGGCAACTTCAACGTGTTGCACTAGCACGAGCACTCATTTTAGATCCACAAGTGCTAGTACTAGATGAAGCCCTTGCATCGCTTGACCCATCTGTACGTGCTCAAATTATTAACTTACTGTTGGACTTACAAGAGAAAAAAAACCTTTCCTATATACTCGTCACTCATCAACTTGGCTTAGTAAAACATATTAGCGATAAGGTACTCGTGTTGCACGAAGGTGAAACGATTGAACAAGGCGTGACTGAAACTGTATTCGCATGCCCCCAGCATAAATATACTCAGCGATTATTAACGAGTCAGAATTATTAA
- a CDS encoding peptide ABC transporter ATP-binding protein, translated as MLLLDIRNLTIELKTPEGSIRAVDKVNFSLKEGEVRGLVGESGSGKSLIAKAIVGVLNQRWDVTADRLHWQGEDLMHLTPEKRREIISRDVAMIYQEPSRCLDPTALVGEQLEEAIPVSDGECSYLGRKAYRKKKTEALLHKVGIKNHVEVIRSYPHELSEGVCQKIMIAIAIAKKPKLLIADEPTTALESATQAQIFRLLKSLNQLKNMSIILISHDLETITSWTHSISVLYCGQLVESGTTEQIFNQPFHPYTQALIKSVPDFRKNIEHKSRLYTLKGTIPTLQHLPIGCRLGPRCPQAQKTCVETPSMRKIQNHYVSCHFPLNQNIVSKKKVK; from the coding sequence ATGCTGTTATTAGATATACGAAACCTTACTATTGAACTGAAAACCCCTGAAGGGTCTATCCGAGCAGTTGATAAAGTAAACTTTTCACTTAAAGAAGGCGAAGTGAGAGGGCTAGTTGGCGAGTCAGGTTCAGGCAAAAGCTTAATTGCTAAAGCCATTGTAGGTGTGCTAAACCAACGTTGGGATGTAACCGCAGACAGGTTACACTGGCAAGGTGAAGATTTAATGCACTTAACGCCAGAAAAGCGCAGAGAAATAATCAGCCGCGATGTCGCAATGATTTATCAAGAGCCGAGTCGCTGTCTTGATCCTACTGCACTGGTTGGTGAACAATTAGAAGAAGCCATTCCAGTATCTGATGGTGAATGTAGCTATTTAGGGCGCAAAGCATACCGAAAAAAGAAAACAGAAGCGCTGCTCCACAAAGTGGGCATTAAGAATCATGTTGAAGTTATTCGCTCCTACCCACATGAACTATCTGAAGGTGTGTGTCAAAAAATAATGATTGCTATCGCAATCGCTAAAAAGCCGAAACTACTTATTGCAGACGAACCTACAACTGCGCTAGAAAGTGCGACACAGGCGCAAATTTTCAGATTACTAAAGAGCCTTAACCAACTGAAGAATATGTCTATTATTTTAATCAGCCATGATTTAGAAACGATTACCAGTTGGACACACTCAATAAGCGTTTTATATTGTGGGCAGTTGGTTGAATCCGGCACTACAGAGCAAATATTTAATCAGCCTTTTCACCCTTATACCCAAGCACTGATTAAAAGCGTGCCTGACTTTCGCAAAAATATTGAACACAAAAGCAGACTTTATACACTGAAAGGCACTATACCAACATTACAACATTTACCTATTGGCTGCCGTTTAGGGCCTCGTTGTCCACAAGCACAAAAAACATGTGTGGAAACACCAAGCATGCGTAAGATTCAAAATCATTATGTGAGCTGTCATTTTCCACTTAATCAGAACATAGTTTCTAAGAAGAAAGTTAAATGA
- a CDS encoding ABC transporter permease subunit has translation MAKFKLYYEEYNLSPFEQLWNNFKKNHLALLGLWCFTLLLLIAIWAPVISPYDPNANNSDILLMPPSWVVNGQVNYLFGTDDLGRDIFSRLLVGTSYTFGLSILSVLCAMIIGLILGSLAGLSKGVKSSFLNHILDIALSIPSLLIAIIIVAILGPGLLNTVWAVILALLPQFIHSIRNSVQEELQKDYVTAYKMDGASPLKVLFVGIFPNIFETLVIVATMAISSAILDITALGFLGLGAHPPLSEWGAMLADSLDLLSIAPWTVALPGIMIFISVFSTNLVGDGLRDALKRRRES, from the coding sequence ATGGCTAAATTTAAGCTTTATTACGAAGAATATAACCTCTCTCCATTCGAGCAATTATGGAATAATTTTAAGAAAAATCATTTAGCACTATTAGGCTTATGGTGTTTCACGCTACTACTGCTTATTGCTATTTGGGCGCCTGTCATTTCACCCTACGATCCTAATGCTAACAACAGTGATATCTTGCTTATGCCACCTTCTTGGGTCGTAAACGGGCAAGTTAACTACTTATTTGGCACGGATGATTTAGGCCGTGATATCTTTTCAAGACTATTAGTTGGTACAAGTTACACGTTCGGGTTAAGTATCTTATCGGTACTGTGTGCAATGATAATTGGCCTAATATTAGGTTCCTTAGCAGGTTTGAGTAAAGGGGTTAAATCCAGCTTTCTAAACCATATATTAGATATTGCATTATCAATCCCGTCTTTATTGATCGCAATTATCATTGTCGCGATTCTTGGCCCCGGCCTGCTGAATACCGTATGGGCTGTCATCCTTGCATTATTGCCACAATTTATTCATTCAATCAGAAATAGTGTGCAAGAAGAGCTACAAAAAGACTATGTTACCGCTTATAAAATGGACGGTGCGTCTCCATTAAAAGTCTTGTTCGTGGGTATTTTCCCTAATATTTTTGAAACACTGGTCATCGTTGCAACCATGGCTATTTCATCTGCCATACTTGACATTACCGCGCTTGGCTTTTTAGGTTTAGGCGCGCATCCACCTCTTTCTGAATGGGGAGCAATGCTTGCTGACAGTTTAGATTTATTATCCATTGCGCCTTGGACTGTAGCACTGCCCGGCATTATGATTTTCATCAGTGTATTCTCTACAAATTTAGTAGGTGATGGCTTAAGAGATGCGTTAAAGCGCAGAAGAGAAAGTTAA
- a CDS encoding ABC transporter permease, whose translation MMAYYILRRIFLFFFVVFSITVFAFSLSYLFPGEPLSNLSGYQTIEYADIEFLEQKYNINDSVITQYFTYLGHVLNGDLGLSFSSQTPVFDEILRFLPATFELSFYALLVSMFVGVPIGIIAASKHNKFPDYLIKYSTLIGYSMPIFWWALLLIMLFCLHLGWLPMSGRISLLYEIPAKTGFMIPDILLADVGYRHEALLDALKHLLLPTVILATFPTTVLIRFTRDSMLEVLETQYIKTARAKGLSRMQVLFRHGLRNALLPVIRQIGLQFSTLITLAMLTEVIFSWPGIGRWLVDSIYQRDFPAIQGGLLAVSSFVIIASILADSVHSILNPLTRKRNHG comes from the coding sequence ATAATGGCTTATTATATTTTACGCCGTATTTTCCTATTCTTTTTTGTCGTATTCTCAATTACCGTGTTTGCTTTTTCGCTTAGCTATTTATTTCCGGGTGAACCACTAAGTAATTTAAGTGGGTACCAAACCATTGAATACGCCGATATCGAGTTTTTGGAGCAAAAGTACAACATTAACGACTCGGTCATTACACAATATTTTACTTACTTGGGTCACGTATTAAATGGGGACTTAGGTTTATCTTTTAGTAGTCAAACCCCTGTTTTTGATGAGATCTTGCGTTTTTTACCTGCAACCTTCGAACTTTCGTTTTATGCCTTGTTAGTGTCGATGTTTGTAGGAGTACCAATCGGTATTATTGCTGCATCCAAGCACAATAAGTTTCCCGATTATTTGATTAAATACTCTACGCTAATAGGCTATTCCATGCCTATTTTCTGGTGGGCTTTACTGCTTATTATGCTCTTTTGCTTACATTTAGGCTGGCTACCTATGTCTGGCAGAATATCCCTACTTTATGAAATTCCGGCAAAAACAGGATTTATGATACCCGACATATTATTAGCCGATGTTGGTTATCGACATGAAGCATTGCTGGATGCACTTAAACATTTGTTATTACCAACGGTTATTCTTGCCACCTTCCCTACCACCGTATTGATAAGGTTTACTCGAGACTCCATGCTAGAAGTGTTGGAAACACAATACATTAAAACGGCCAGAGCAAAAGGCTTGTCTCGTATGCAGGTTTTATTTAGGCATGGCTTGCGTAACGCTTTACTGCCCGTGATCCGCCAAATTGGCTTACAATTCAGTACGCTAATCACTTTGGCGATGTTAACTGAAGTAATATTCTCGTGGCCGGGCATTGGCCGTTGGCTGGTTGATAGCATTTATCAGCGAGACTTTCCTGCTATACAAGGGGGTCTATTGGCTGTTTCATCATTCGTCATTATTGCTTCAATTCTTGCTGATAGTGTTCATTCTATCTTGAACCCGCTAACACGGAAGCGTAACCATGGCTAA
- the sapA gene encoding ABC transporter substrate-binding protein SapA, translated as MKFNFFTMLAVLLCGTACTPSSHKDSIDKNGLIYCSEGTPETFNPQLVTSGTTIDIIAHQLYNRLIGLAPVSGRFNPELAERWDVSADGTRYTFFLRDDVEFHSTDYFTPTRKFNADDVIFSFNRILDNYNEYHYVNGGNYPFFQSVRFAALVSNIKKIDDYTVVFELYRPDNTFLSNLSTDFAVLLSKEYADHLLEIEQPELLDSYPIGTGPFKFKEYKPNVLVRFYDHEKYWKNNVFLSQLVFDITVQTSNRMAKLLTKECDVVAYPVHSQLSLLELNEEITVQREANLNVGFWAFNTSKAPFSNPLVRKALAYGIDKDAILQAVYYGQAQYANSILPPSSWAFKNTLSDYYYDPDKARNLLKKAGLEDGFTMDIWAMPVQRVYNPNATKMAELIQADLNKIGITANIVNYEWSTFRRKLAENQHDSVLIGWSADNPDPDNFFSPLLSCAAAITGSNRSGWCHEEFDNLLVKARTTTDLDERTALYYQAQEILADELPLYSIAHSLRFQAQQSDIEGLTISPYGGLSFEQVRKK; from the coding sequence ATGAAGTTTAATTTTTTTACAATGCTCGCTGTTTTACTGTGTGGAACAGCGTGCACTCCCTCTTCTCATAAAGACTCTATAGATAAAAACGGGCTAATTTATTGTTCTGAAGGTACACCAGAAACCTTCAACCCGCAGCTAGTTACTTCTGGCACCACAATCGATATTATCGCTCATCAGCTTTATAATCGATTAATTGGTTTGGCCCCCGTCAGTGGTCGCTTTAATCCTGAACTGGCTGAACGGTGGGACGTTTCGGCAGATGGTACCCGCTACACATTCTTTTTACGCGATGACGTCGAATTCCATTCAACCGACTATTTTACCCCTACAAGAAAATTTAACGCCGACGATGTTATCTTTTCATTTAATCGGATTTTAGATAATTACAACGAGTACCATTACGTAAATGGCGGTAATTACCCATTTTTCCAAAGTGTGCGATTTGCAGCGCTTGTTTCAAATATTAAAAAAATTGATGACTACACCGTAGTCTTTGAACTATACCGACCAGATAACACTTTTTTATCTAACTTATCTACTGATTTTGCGGTGCTTCTTTCAAAAGAATATGCCGATCATTTACTGGAAATTGAGCAGCCAGAATTGCTGGACAGTTACCCTATTGGCACAGGCCCGTTCAAGTTTAAAGAATATAAACCTAATGTATTGGTGCGGTTTTACGATCACGAAAAATATTGGAAGAATAATGTTTTTCTAAGCCAGCTGGTATTCGACATTACCGTTCAAACCAGTAATCGCATGGCAAAGCTACTCACCAAAGAATGTGATGTGGTTGCTTACCCAGTTCACTCGCAACTTTCATTACTTGAATTAAATGAAGAGATAACTGTACAGCGCGAAGCCAATTTGAATGTAGGCTTCTGGGCATTCAATACCTCTAAAGCACCATTTAGTAATCCGCTGGTTCGCAAAGCGCTAGCATATGGCATCGATAAAGATGCTATTTTACAAGCGGTTTATTATGGGCAAGCTCAGTATGCTAATTCAATATTACCGCCAAGCTCATGGGCGTTTAAAAACACCTTAAGCGACTATTACTACGATCCGGATAAAGCTAGAAATTTACTTAAAAAAGCGGGATTAGAAGACGGCTTTACCATGGACATTTGGGCCATGCCCGTGCAGCGTGTTTATAACCCTAACGCCACCAAAATGGCCGAGTTAATTCAGGCAGACTTAAATAAAATTGGCATTACTGCCAATATTGTTAATTACGAGTGGAGTACGTTTCGCCGTAAACTTGCTGAAAATCAACACGATTCTGTATTAATCGGCTGGTCTGCTGATAATCCAGATCCCGATAATTTTTTTAGTCCACTGTTAAGCTGTGCGGCTGCCATCACTGGGAGTAATCGCAGTGGCTGGTGTCATGAAGAGTTTGATAACTTACTAGTAAAAGCACGCACAACCACTGATTTAGATGAGCGCACTGCCCTTTACTATCAGGCCCAAGAAATTTTAGCTGACGAGTTGCCCCTTTACAGCATCGCGCACTCATTACGCTTTCAAGCGCAACAATCAGATATCGAAGGGTTAACGATTTCACCCTATGGTGGTTTATCTTTCGAACAAGTAAGGAAGAAATAA